A single genomic interval of Polaribacter vadi harbors:
- the cdd gene encoding cytidine deaminase translates to MRKIQIATSVTVFNNLSELSTEDKMLMDKAIEARKKAYAPYSKFNVGAALLLENNEIVTGNNQENAAYPSGMCAERVAIWKAGSDFPNVKILKLAISASSSISKVDKPVGPCGACRQSLSEYEIKQKQHFPVIFMGEVGEIIKTESLDALLPFSFDSSYL, encoded by the coding sequence ATGAGAAAAATTCAAATAGCAACATCAGTAACCGTTTTTAATAATCTTTCAGAATTATCTACAGAAGATAAAATGTTAATGGATAAAGCCATTGAAGCAAGAAAAAAAGCCTATGCTCCCTATTCTAAATTTAATGTGGGTGCAGCTTTATTATTAGAAAATAACGAAATTGTTACAGGAAATAATCAAGAAAACGCTGCATATCCTTCAGGAATGTGTGCAGAAAGAGTTGCCATTTGGAAAGCTGGTTCAGATTTCCCAAATGTAAAAATCTTAAAATTGGCTATTTCTGCGAGTTCATCAATTTCTAAAGTAGATAAACCTGTAGGGCCTTGTGGTGCTTGTAGGCAATCTTTATCAGAATATGAAATTAAACAGAAACAACATTTTCCAGTTATTTTTATGGGCGAAGTTGGCGAAATCATAAAAACTGAGTCTTTAGATGCTTTGTTGCCTTTTTCTTTTGATAGTAGTTATTTGTAA
- the porV gene encoding type IX secretion system outer membrane channel protein PorV, whose amino-acid sequence MKKIGFCIALCALVSLKINAQNNAITTAAPFMLIVPDARAGGMGDMGVATSTDAWSLFHNPAKIAFSDRQIKTGITYSPWLRNLTDDIFVGSAAYINRFSENAAWGADFKYFSLGQIDLTDNQGNPNGTINPNEFVATGSYALKLSETFSMGVSLKYLRSNLAFNGTSGNTLQPINSFAVDVSGYYQSFEENYGNFNGRYRIGFNIANIGPKVSYTPGEEDFIPTNLKFGGGFDFILDDYNIISTNVEFTKLLVPTPQPDQSDEAKGWIQGIFGSFGDAPGGFSEELSEITYALGAEYLYNQAFALRGGYFHESVDKGSRQYFTLGAGFRTNALNIDLSYLINSSDVNNPLENSLRFSLSFDLGEIYDNY is encoded by the coding sequence ATGAAAAAAATTGGATTTTGTATCGCACTTTGTGCTTTAGTTAGTTTAAAAATAAATGCGCAGAATAATGCCATTACAACTGCAGCACCATTTATGTTAATTGTACCAGATGCAAGAGCTGGAGGAATGGGAGATATGGGAGTTGCAACCTCTACAGATGCTTGGTCCTTATTCCATAACCCAGCCAAAATTGCTTTTAGTGATCGCCAAATAAAAACGGGAATTACCTATTCTCCTTGGTTACGTAATTTAACTGATGATATTTTTGTAGGAAGTGCTGCTTACATTAACAGATTTAGCGAAAATGCAGCTTGGGGAGCAGATTTCAAGTATTTTTCTTTAGGACAAATAGATTTAACAGACAATCAAGGAAATCCAAATGGAACTATAAATCCAAATGAATTTGTAGCAACAGGTTCTTATGCTTTAAAATTAAGTGAAACTTTTTCGATGGGAGTTTCTTTAAAATACTTGCGTTCTAACTTAGCATTTAATGGAACTTCAGGGAATACATTGCAACCCATCAACTCTTTTGCTGTGGATGTTTCTGGATATTACCAATCGTTTGAAGAAAATTATGGTAATTTTAATGGACGTTATAGAATCGGTTTCAACATTGCCAACATTGGTCCTAAAGTTTCTTATACGCCAGGAGAAGAAGATTTTATACCAACTAATTTAAAATTTGGTGGTGGTTTCGATTTTATTTTAGATGATTATAATATTATTTCTACCAACGTTGAATTTACCAAATTATTAGTACCAACTCCACAGCCAGATCAATCTGATGAAGCAAAAGGTTGGATTCAAGGAATTTTCGGATCTTTTGGAGATGCTCCAGGAGGTTTTAGTGAAGAATTAAGTGAAATTACCTATGCTTTAGGTGCAGAATATTTATACAACCAAGCCTTTGCTTTAAGAGGTGGGTACTTTCATGAAAGTGTAGATAAAGGAAGTAGACAATATTTTACATTAGGTGCAGGCTTTAGAACCAATGCTTTAAATATAGATTTATCGTATTTAATAAATTCTTCTGATGTAAATAACCCATTAGAAAACTCACTTCGTTTTTCTTTATCTTTTGATTTAGGTGAAATTTACGATAATTACTAA